TCGAACATTTTCATGATTCCATTCACAGCCTTGGACTTGTATCTTCTTAGGTGCCATGCCACCTACCTTATTTTGGGATATGTGTCACAACAATTCTTGCGTATTCGAAAAATGGCACTGTCTTTCAGAAAATGCAAATGCATATTTGCATATTCTTAAAATAATACTACTGCAATGGGTCAAAAGATGACACTATAGCGACATTTTTCGAAAGATAAGAATTGGAGTGGTATTTTTCGAATTCTCAAAATACTAACGTTATTCCTAATTTGAAATCTCTACCCAATCTTGGCTCCGATTTCCCCAATCCCCTTGCTTGCTTATCGATCGTAACTACTCCGTATCATATAGTCCCTGTCAGTCAGGTCACAAGAAAATATTAGACAGACATTTAGATCACATAGTCAAGGTGCATGTTCGCAAATCACAACTTATAGCAGACAAAAAATTTAAAGGCTCACCCTCAAAACATCTGAGCTCTCTTGAGGTCCTCGGGATCAGAAGTCAGAACTGACTACGAATTTGCAAATAAGCATAATGCTATAATAATCTGTCAAAAACAACTCTGCGTATTCCAGATACCCATACAATTCAAGCAGTATTTTTGTATCCACGATCTTTGTTCCGTGATTTGGAAGACTTTTATAACTTCATAATTAAATATGCATTGATTGATGAAGAGGCCCAAGAtcttccccttttcgaaaaaaagagaTAACCGTACAATGTGAGAAGTATTTTCAGGTTACAAATTAAAGAGCTCCAAATTAGTCTAATGAGTACAGCTCAACAATCTCAGAAAAGCTTTATCCTCTTCAAGTTTCTCATTCACGGTAAAAACATAAGTAAAGAGTAGCATTACTTTTACAGCAAAGCACCCCTTTATCGTATGTATACATAGTAACATTCTGAGGAAAATGGATCGGGTCCTGCTTTGCTTCCATTTCGGAAATGAGTGAAGCTTTGTACTGAAGCCCTCTGGACAGCTTTAGGCTCTCCTACCACACGGAAACTGGTAAGCAAAAGAATATATAACCAAGTACTGAGTAGCATCTAATTTGCACTCCCTTTCTTAGTTTTGATTGCATTGACGTCTCTCATTGTCTCAATGCTTCCACATGCAGCAAGGATGAGATCCAATTATTAAACCAAACACAGCTCTTAATTGGAAAACAACTCGACTATGTAGTTCCAAGCATATTCAGGAATTGACAGAGATAACATCAATATACAAGTTGTTTTCTACCTGAAAAAGTATACGGATATCTTCCACAAAATAGTAATTGGACCACGGCTTATTAATAATGCAGTAAGCAGTAGACAAGTACCATTCGCAGctgtaaaaaataaataacatCAAACAACATGTGGTCTACAAACTATACAATCAtacatgcataaataaaatatcaAGCACTAACACAATCACGCATACTTACCCAAGGAGAAGTTTAATCGGCACCGAATGTCTCCAAACGGACGAAGTAGATGCTATGATACGCCATCGTGATCCACTACTCACCGCACTCCTCCGTGACCACTGCCCCCACCGCAATCCTCTGTGGCACCCGTCACCCAGTGACTGTGCTTGCACAACTGTGCTTTGGTATATGCAAGTCTTCTCTTTCAAGAATTGTTTGCAATGATTTTTACCATATTGACTTTAGGTGGTAATGTCGAGCATTTACATTTTGGGATGACATTCTAATAAACTTGATTGtctcatgaagaggaagaaaggagGAAGGTGCAGTTGTGAGACCAATCAAAATGGAGTGTGCTGATAGAGAGATGCTAAAGAAAGCAGAACCAAGGGGTGGATCAAGATAAAGAGGGAGATATCTGCCAATATACCAAAGAAGAGATGGTGACTGGTACAATATTCTTTTGcatatactacctccgttccataattcttgtcgaaatattacatgtatctagacgctttttaggaacagatacatccaattttgggcaaatttgagacaagaattatggaacggagggagtacttttttccATAGCAACGCACAGGTTACTTACTAACTATGGGTACCAGCTGCCTCTTTTATTTGCAGTTCATTCTGTACATCTCATCCATTATTTTCTATTCCTGAAAGTTTAGTGTTGAGGCAGGAAAGGTGAAATACTTCTTGGAATGCCAGCTTCTGAAGGTGTATCTGATGTTGAGTTGTTGACAAGAATAAATGTAATCGGTAAGGGTATCAATAAAGCCAGTGAGATGCGCATGAACTGTTAATTAAAAAATCTATCTGTTATTTCCATTTATATACTTGAGAGCAAATGACTGATTTGATGAACATTGTGAGAATTCATTCTTAGTCTCTTTTTTATTAAGACTAAACTTTTTCACTCTAACAATGATCTCATCTCTAGATGTCTGCTTCGTGCTTGCAAGAGCAAGGCAATAAATTTTTCTTCTCGCGTATATTTACCTGGCATAATTTGGAGCTTACATTTTACATGGTATTACAGTTTACTAAGGTATTGTGTATTTGTTTAGTCATTAAAAAATTTGTACTTTTGGTAACAGTTAATCCCAGCTtcttcaattttttattttttactgtGACAAATATGGAATTTATGGCTTGATAGCACACAAAAACATGACTTGTTGGAAAGTAAACATACCTTCTACTGAACCGTCGGTTCATGGTAGCGACTTTGTTCATCTCGTACAGATGACAATGACGAGAGGCACAAACTCGAGAAGGACCTTGGCATCGATGATGAGGTGGGGCAGTCGAGGAACAACGAGGTGGGGAAGACGAACTCAGCGCTTGCCTTGATGAATAAGAAGTTCAGGATGATCCACAGGCTATTGTCGCTGGCCAACGTCATGCCGTTCGGCAGAGTGACCATGCACTCCTTGTACCTCACCAGCAAGATCGACCTGCGACTGACCCTAACCCTAATAAGGTTATGACCTCTCTTCTAAGCCGGTGATTGGGAACTGTACTCTAGGTCTTCTTCTTTATTCGCAAAACTGTAGCCTAGGTTGTTTACAGCTAAACACAAGAGCTGTGTGGGAACTTTGCAAGTTTGCATCTGCTGTAATGTGGTTCAGGTTAGGATAACAATGTACAGAGAGCAGGGGTTATCTATCCCCCTGTTTTAAGGGCATTTTTGGAGTGCATGAATTTCTTAGAGATCAGTTTAATGAACTTGTGGAAGTTACACATTTTAACTGAGGTATAATACTAGAATTGCTCAAGAATGACATCTAGATATATGTCTACTATTTTTTCACTGGTTCAGGTCTTGTCACGAgaaattacaaaaaaattactctTACAGAAATTGTACACTTCGATTATGTGATTAAATTACACGTGCAACTACTAGTAACTAAAAAGTTGTCAAGTATTCACTCGATTTGCAAATAAATTTGGGGCTACTAAACAAATTAGGCCGACTATGACAAAGGGACATCTCTAGAACCTAATATACAGCATGAGGATTTAATCGGCAAATGATATTTCAACATACTTGGCTATTATTGTTGTCTCAGTTGTTGTGAATGTTGCCGAACAGGTTATAGCAGAAAGCACCGCCAAGTAAAGAACGACAAAAGGCTTGAACATAGAACTTAGAAGCCAAGCAAGTGTGTACCTTGATTACACCGACCCAAAGCTTGCCCAACAGACCATAGAGCTGAGACATCAATGCTCCTCCGTTGGTACCCCTGCCCCTGCAAAGGTTAAGATGTTGTTTAAttaataaatgaaaaaaataaatccttTGCGCAATGAATTGAGCAGTTGAGCTTCTCTATCTAGGTGTGCATGCTTACCAGCTGGTACTTATCTATTGGTAGCTTATTGCATAATAATAAACTTATTTGATTATCAAAACGCTAGACACCATATATAGCATCCAGTATCATCAAACCAGCTTTCATGCATCTTCAGTCGCCTGACTCCTCCCTGCAATCAGCACACACAAAGATCAgcattcaagttcttcaaCTTCTGTTATGCATCAAACTTAACAACAGTTGAAAGAGATAATTGTTGAACAGTTGAACAATTCTTTTGAATGGTGCCATTAAGGCCTGTGAGAAGCATGTGAACTAGTTTCGTTTCTTGAAATGGAACAGGGTGTGAGTCTTTTCTCTAAAGGTAAGGTCTATTGCTCGTATATTTTATCGTACTACTGCTGTAGCACATTTTAAAATCTCAACAATATCAATACCAAATATAATGCTTATAATTGGGATAAAGGAAAAGGACATGATAACCTGACtgcaaatattgtttcaaccGGAAGTACTTTTATATAGAGGAAGCATGCAAATCAATATCCCgacaaaaatatatcaaagGCACCATGAGTTAGGCAACTTAAAGCACACTTgatactgaaaaaaaaactggtagCCACAGTGAAGTATTGTTATTTCCTGAAGAAAGGCAACCACAAGAGTGATTCTAATTTTTCCTTGCAAAAAGATTCCACATAATAAGGCAAAGGACCAGCTATGATGGTTGATGAGATACACTCAGAATTTGTGGATTAAGCCTAGACTTCAAGTCTATGGAATTTACATATAGGCTCATATGGAGGTTAGTTGGGAAAAATAATTGCCTATATAGACAGCAAAATTGGGATACCTTCTTGAGTACCCCTAATATTCTCCATGTACGTTAAATATGGATCACAGTGAAAGTACTCCTAATATTAACAGTCTATCTTTGCTATCAATATCAACATTACAATCTTTAAGAGTCTTTTGTAGGAGTTGTTTTTACAGATTGTGATAATCTCACAGAGGATATTGTGGGAAATGGATATATGATAAGACATAAAGTGGAACTGTCAAAGATGGGTCCCCAACGACTTGGTATACAAATTGGGCAATAGAGGCATCAAACAGGCTATGCTTAAAGCATTGCGCAACATATTAGCAGATATGAGGGAAAAAATGTTTGAGATCTATCATTTAGCCAACAATATAAGACACACATCATCAATAAATACATTAATAAAAAGGGTTTCTACCTAATAAGAAAATCCTACAAGAATAATCAATATAAGACACACATCATCAATAAATAAATTCGCAAAAAGGGTTTCTACCTAATAAGAAAAACCTGCAAGAATAATAAGAGCACAATATTGTAACTTCAACCGAACTAAAGTTCATCCACTCATTAACAACTCCAAACACAGTAAGTTCAGACAACAGTCATCAAGGAAACGATGGTTCCTTCAGGCACTATTTATAGCAAAAGGATCAAAGTTAACATAGGCATACCTCATCTGTCAGATCAGGATGATGGTACCATCTGTGAAGCTTCTCATAGACAGACACTTCCCTAATCCAAGAAAAATTTATAACGAAGGGTTCATACTTAATTATGAAAGATaacttctattttttttacagggaTGACAAGACAACTAATTGTAGGCAGAAACCCAAGAAGTCAATTTTTAATTATGAGAGCAACCCTGAACTGAGAAGCAGGATTAATTGGACATTTCAGTGAACATGTGAACATGTACATGACTGAACTGAAAATAGATGACCCATTCGGAGTGTGCAGAAACCATTTGGAACTCTCCGAATTCCGATACTTCTTAACTGAATCCGGTGTATCCCGGACAGAAatgaatcttaaagcacagATCATATTCAGTGGCTGAGGAATctacttatctctaactaaaaatcaggcgacttagatatagcaaaactgAATAAAGTAATGAGAGCAAAGATGTACATAAGAAGAGCGCGACGGAATTTTAGTCCTGAACAAAAGTTGCGCAACAAAAACAGATGACCCACTCCACACGTTCGAATGCAACGACTCGTATCGGAAGTTCCCTTCGCTGACTGAACTCCCAAATAGTAAAAACAAACTAAGGCCCCGCGTCCGGAATTGTCACCGCGAAGTAAAATAGACAAATTAAGTACCCGAATCCCAGCTTCCAGCGCCCCAAATGCAGCATGCGTCAAGCAGATCGAACTCAAATGTATCGGAATGGGAAATTTGGGATCACTAAATTACTCGAATTAAAATGAGGACCCACGACGAACTCCTAAAATTTTATCAGCAAAGGAAACTCTGACGCACTCGAATTCTATGGGGAGAAAACCTCGATACGGACCTCATATCCAAAATTTTTATCACCCTAACACATAAAAAATTCCGACGGCCAACTGAACCGAACAGAAACAAATCCAAACTATTCAGTGCCAAAAAGCCCGAGAATCATGAAGCAACTCGAACTCAAACTGATCGGAATCAGGATCACAGACACCTATCGAATTCAGcggaaaacaaaaacaatgcaGGCAAACAACACCTAAAACCGCCGCGCGAACTAGCATTCGAAGTTTCGAACTGATAGGGGAGGCCCACCTCGGTAACGACGGAGGCGGACAcgacggtggaggaggaggaggaggaggtcgcgtCTTCGGGATCGGGGAGGtcgagcagcggcgcgaggTCCGGCGGCTGCATCGTTGCAGCAGCGGGGAAGGCGAAGCCGTCGTCATAGTCCAGGCGCTTGGCAGAGGCCTAGTGATCGATCAAGCAAGGGGATACTTTAGCGATGGAGGCGAGGTCGCGGGTGATGGACGACGAGCCGACGGAGCTGCGGTTGGTGGAGGCGGTGGGGCGGTGGTCTTGGAGCTGCAAGAGGAGAGGTCGACCTGGGGGATGGAGGTCCAACCGGTGGCGACGGGGGCTGGCCGGAGGGAAGAGGGGCGCGCGGTGTGGAGGACAGCTGGCAGCAGTGCAGCACCGCGCGCCAGCTTCACCAAAGCAGCATAATGGCCACACCACAaacatgtctttttttttttaacaccaCAAACATGTCTTGGTCAAGAGTAAAGGAGAGTCCAACCGACCAATTGTTCCTTGCGGTGAATCAGAACTAATTTGGTACGGTGCTCGTAttttctgaatttattttagGTTTTAAACCGACGTTGTGTTTTTAGTGGGAGTGAGTGTATGTGACTGTGTGATTAATTGCGTCTATAGTATGTTTCCTaaaaagataaaataaaacagaGCAATGAAATTTTTTAGAGTAAATATCACAGAACACATGATTTCTGCCAAATTGTATCACAAAAGTAGGACGTTGCCATGAGACCCACTATCGgtctctgaattttttttttggcttagCTTTAGCTTTGTCCGGTTGGATCGGTTGCGGATGGGATACAAACAGACGGGCATGAGGAGCGGCTCGCAAAACCTTTTCGTTTAAAACTGGACTGACGAATACTAGCACACCGgcgtttgtttggtgttacgGAGTAGTCAAATCTGTTGAGATATTATAATTCTATTCCAAACACACAGCTAATTCAGTGGTTACGAGTCAttgtcaaataaaaaaaaagtcagtgGTTACGAGTAACGCAATCGGACGGACAGTCGTTTACTGTTTCTGTTCCTAAATGTTAAACTTATTTAAGTTTGAATaagtttatataaaaatatgtTAACTTCTAGAATATCAACTAAATGTAGTAGAAAATGTATACATGGATTTGataactaatttagagtcaCAGATGTGATAGAGTTTTCTATTAAATTGGTCAATGTTTAAAAGGTTTGACTTAGAGCAAAGATATGACtttttacatttaggaacggatGAACTAATTTTTAATTCGTGGTTGTTACCCCATTTTAAAAAATGTGCCAAAATTGCATCCCGTATTTGTAAATGCGTGTCATcttttaccccatttaaccAATCTATAAAGtctataaagttgaaaccCACTAAGTGCAGTTGATTTTGTAAGCTGCACATGCAGCTTATCAGCATCAACATTCATCTAATTATCAATTTCCATCTGATTCCCGTTTTTTCGAATTTATTTCCATCTCATCCATTGGCCCATCAACGTCCAGCCCATTGACGTTGGAACGGCCCACCAAGCACACAGCCAGCCTTGCGTTGTCCATCCAGCCGTGAGTTTTCCTGATTCCTCGCGCAATCTCTCCCGTCTCCCGACGCGCTCGCTCAATCCCGTGTGTTTACCGGATTACATCCCGCACACTCTCGATCCCGCATGGCGGTCTGCTCCTGGTGACATGGGCCGTTTTTGTGGACCTTAAGCAATGaaccttttcttcttcaaggCATTGTCGTTCAATACTGCCACCGGAACGGATGCTCTCCCGAACTGATGAAGGGAGCTGATGACCAGTCGTGCCCCCTTTAAAGAcctgcctcctcttcctccccagaGCCCCATCCCCTAGGGTTCACCCATCgccctgcccgcgccgccaccgtcatgTCGCAGCCCGGCATCGCTTTGCTACACCTATAGCAGGCGCCGACACGCTCGCCACCATCCCGCCGGGCATGATGAATCGATGACAATTGCTACTCATCGTTCTCTCCGCGCTTGTAGTCGAGATTTCCTAACTTACATGTTGTTCTGATTTCAGCTATCTCGCTGAGACTAGGTTATTTGCCGGTTATGACACCCGGTGCCAATTCCTTGCAGTTGTGCTTACCCGTTCTCGATTTCTTGCCCTTCTATCTACATCTTAAGGTATGTACCATGGTTATTTCTTCGTCGTGCTTGATTGCCGCATGTACTTCTGCTCCAATGGCCGACCTTCAGACCACTCATCAGAATTCTTTCTCTATCAGTTAGAGAACAAAGCCGCTTGCAGGCAGGTAGAATATAGATATGTCTCATACACCGACAAGGCCTAATCGCTGAAATACCTTTTTTTCCCCAGTGGAAAAACAGGACAAGACGGAAAAACGACTCGATTGAACGGTACATAGACCACCCGAACTGGTGGAAACCACATCAGACTGGTGCATTAGACTAAACTTAGCCCAACATGACTTTTCCATATTGCTTTCCGACTGCGAAAACATATACGTACCTGACCTAATTCACAACCCTGACCCATTTTCCAGCTCTGCAACTACATCTCTTGAAGCGTTCGAGCTCACACCAATGAGCGGGCAGGAGTTGAAATGGAGAGGACAGCAAAGGTCTTCCCTTACGTTGAAGCCAGCTCACCACTGTCGCCGCCGCTCATCACCTTTGCCACCGCCAAATTCGGAACTTGCGAGCAGTATGACACAGAGGAGTGGGGAATGAAATCGAGAGCTCATGGATAGGCTAGTTCTATTTTGTATGCATGCACAAACTAATTTCCAAAGCGCTCTTATTTCTGCTCCGTCCGGTGGCATCATGCGGCCCCGTGCCACTAGTCGTGGAACCATGTGGTCCCTAGAGTAACACCAAATGTCACTCTCATGACACATGTCTCCCTAGGGTCATGCGACATGCCGCTCTACATCATGCCACTTGTCATTAATTCTAGGATCAAGCAACTAGATGATGCGTGCATGCCACCACGTGCCCATCTAATGGCGTTGATTCTTTTCTAAGATGGCCGAAGTCTTAATATCCGTAAAGATTGGTTCTACCGCGGATGGAATGGGATGCCGGATCTTGGACCCATCATTGATAGCTGAGGACAGTCACGGATGGCCTTGACCTATGAGAGAGAGACAAGAATGCCTCTCGGTCTACATTGTTACACGAGATGCAAGATAGTATCCTTAATCCAATGTCACATATTAGGCTCAGTGGCAGTCTTCGGGGCTTTCATGTCGCTATCAGACTATCATGGACCGACACATTTGCGTAGGACAGTTTTAAGATCATGTTATATACGAAATATTAGGAGATGAGTAAAATTTACAGTATCTGTAATTGGGCGTGCAAGTATAAAAATTAGAAGCAGCAAATCCCTAATTCGGAACTAAAATAATTTTTACTCTTGGCATACACACATTTGTTTCCCCCGAAACGGAAGCCGATATACAGACTACACACATGATTCATACAGCTATGACGTGCATTTCGCCGACGGGCAACCTTCAGCACTGTGCAGCGATCGACTCGCGTACAAAATCCATCGAATCGATTTCGAATAATAATCCGCAAACAATGTGCACACACCAATGATAAACCGATGCACACCAGGCGTCTCTCTTCGATTCCTGGCTGGCCATGGCCTCCCGCTAATCGATCCCCAACTACGTACACGGAATTTAATCAAAGACGGTGGGTGGGCTACGCGTCCACACCACCCTCCCGTCGCCGAAGCCGCACGCAATCCTCGCCGGCCGCGACCAGGCGGCTGCCTGCGGCGCGACAGCCACCACGGCGGCTTCCGTGGACTCACCTTCCgcctccggcaccggcacggGGCAGCGGCAGAGCGGGCACTCGGGGCGCAGCGGCAACCACCTGCCGATGCACTCCTCGTGGAACCCGTGCCCGCACCCCGCCAGCATCCGCACCTCAGAGTCACAGCTTCCTCCCGTCGTCCCGGCCACCAGCTCCGACAGGCACACCGCGCACTCTTGCGAtggccacaccgccgccacggcTCCTTCGGGCCtcacgtcgtcgtcgtcgtcgcgcgACGATCTCAAGACAAGAAccgctgctgcggctgccgcACCGGCCACCACCGCTCCGGCAATGGCGATCATGAGTCCTTCGGTGTTTATGTCGGTCACGGGTGCTTTGTCGATGATGTGCGCGTGTGAGGGTATATAGGCGGCGAAGCGGTCGACGACGTGGATGCATCAACGCGCGGGTGAGGAGGAGCACATCCATCACACAACCGATCGACATGCGCGAAAGCGACCTCCGATCCTTTTCCGATGCTTAAAGAAAGGGATATATGCGCATTAAGCCAGTGGTTGAGGGCGTTCGTTACATACATGCTTTGCATGATGAGAGGTTCCCAATTATATGTGCACATTTTACTTTGCTTTAGAAAATTGTTGTGCGTACCTGCAACCGCTCGGCTCGATAATTCAGATGGGTTAACTAGCAAATCTTGCTTGTTAATAACTTATTTATAAGCACAGCAGATCGGAGATGCCCCGGAGGCTAAACAGGATATGCCAGCGCTGAATGAATGGATGATTTGTATCGCGCGAATGTAGGCCCGGTGCACACATATTGGGGGCGAGGCAAGACGGCAGCCAAGAACCCTTGTTCTAACACAAATACTAGAGAGAAAATAATTGTTATTGGTTCTATTAATACTTattccgatccatattaattgtcacaTATTTATCTAAATACGCTGCGTTTCATTGTATAGGTACATGTGTATTTAGACAAATATGCGATAAGTAATACGGATTGCAGGGAGTATTAATAACTGAATTGCGGTTGATTTATAAagggttttttatttctgtgcccCTCATCCCTTAGCTGTACTCAGGAATACTCAGTCCTCATAACTGTGCTCGCTTCTAGACTTGTTCGCTTTCTGCTTCCTCGCAAATGCCCTCACGGAGCACCTGCTAACGGTCAAGCCCCTTTGGCCATTTGCTTCCGACGGGTGGGCCGCAGGgagtgctgacaggtggggccggaGCCGCGTTTCTGGCGTGTGGGGCTGCGAGGAAACAGTGCAAGCGGGCAGGTC
This is a stretch of genomic DNA from Brachypodium distachyon strain Bd21 chromosome 1, Brachypodium_distachyon_v3.0, whole genome shotgun sequence. It encodes these proteins:
- the LOC100827338 gene encoding E3 ubiquitin-protein ligase EL5-like, whose product is MIAIAGAVVAGAAAAAAVLVLRSSRDDDDDVRPEGAVAAVWPSQECAVCLSELVAGTTGGSCDSEVRMLAGCGHGFHEECIGRWLPLRPECPLCRCPVPVPEAEGESTEAAVVAVAPQAAAWSRPARIACGFGDGRVVWTRSPPTVFD